In candidate division WOR-3 bacterium, a single window of DNA contains:
- the tuf gene encoding elongation factor Tu yields MAKAKFERTKPHVNVGTIGHVDHGKTALTSAITKVLEKKGLATYVTYDQVAKASEAHGRRDETKILTIAISHQEYQSEKRHYAHIDCPGHADYIKNMITGAAQMDGAILVVSAADGPMPQTTEHVLLARQVNVPAIVVFLNKTDLVDDKELIDLVELEIRDILNKYEFPGDKTPIIRGSATRALQGSPEDEEAVLKLVKALDDFIPDPVRDTDKPFLMPVEDIFSITGRGTVVTGRVERGRLLPNTEVEIVGFGKHDRCVVTSIEMFRKVLDSADAGDNVGLLLRGVAKEDVERGMVIAMPGSIKPHRKFKGEVYVLTKEEGGRHTPFFPGYRPQFYIRTTDVTGTVTLPEGVEMVMPGDHITMTIELITPVALEQNSKFAIREGGRTVGAGTVVEVIE; encoded by the coding sequence ATGGCGAAGGCAAAGTTCGAACGCACTAAGCCGCATGTGAACGTCGGTACGATTGGGCACGTTGACCACGGTAAGACGGCCCTTACGTCCGCGATCACCAAGGTGCTGGAGAAGAAAGGCCTGGCAACGTACGTTACGTACGACCAGGTGGCGAAAGCTTCGGAAGCGCACGGTCGGCGGGACGAGACCAAGATCCTGACCATTGCGATTTCGCACCAGGAATACCAGTCGGAGAAACGCCACTACGCACATATTGACTGTCCCGGACATGCGGACTACATCAAGAACATGATTACCGGGGCAGCCCAGATGGACGGAGCAATTCTCGTCGTTTCCGCGGCCGACGGTCCGATGCCACAGACAACCGAACACGTGCTGCTGGCTCGACAGGTGAATGTGCCGGCGATTGTCGTGTTCCTGAACAAGACCGACCTCGTGGATGACAAGGAACTCATTGACCTAGTTGAGCTGGAGATCCGTGACATTTTGAACAAGTACGAGTTCCCGGGTGATAAGACACCCATTATTCGCGGTTCGGCGACCAGGGCGCTTCAGGGATCACCGGAGGACGAAGAGGCGGTGCTCAAGCTTGTTAAGGCCCTGGATGACTTTATCCCAGACCCGGTGCGGGATACGGATAAGCCCTTCCTGATGCCGGTCGAGGACATCTTCTCGATTACCGGCCGCGGGACAGTGGTAACCGGACGGGTCGAGCGCGGCCGGCTCCTGCCAAACACTGAGGTGGAGATTGTCGGTTTTGGCAAGCACGACCGGTGCGTCGTGACGTCAATCGAGATGTTCCGTAAGGTTCTGGACTCGGCCGATGCCGGTGACAATGTCGGATTACTCCTGCGCGGCGTGGCCAAGGAAGACGTCGAGCGCGGGATGGTGATTGCGATGCCGGGTTCGATCAAACCGCACCGTAAGTTCAAGGGCGAGGTGTATGTGCTCACCAAGGAAGAAGGGGGTCGTCATACGCCGTTCTTCCCGGGATACCGGCCACAATTTTACATCCGGACTACGGATGTAACCGGCACGGTGACGCTGCCCGAAGGGGTTGAGATGGTGATGCCGGGTGACCACATAACGATGACAATCGAGCTCATTACGCCTGTGGCTTTGGAGCAGAACTCGAAGTTCGCCATCCGCGAGGGTGGTCGGACAGTCGGTGCCGGCACGGTCGTTGAGGTGATCGAGTAG
- the secE gene encoding preprotein translocase subunit SecE: protein MSIVKRIRNYLIEVVAEMKKVSWVKRKELFTTTVVVIVFSALLAVFIGIFDLIFSRLLHLVLR, encoded by the coding sequence GTGAGTATCGTAAAGCGTATCAGGAATTACTTGATTGAGGTCGTGGCCGAGATGAAGAAAGTGTCGTGGGTCAAGCGCAAGGAGCTTTTCACGACGACAGTTGTGGTCATCGTTTTTTCAGCCCTGCTGGCAGTTTTCATTGGCATCTTTGACCTCATCTTTTCCCGGCTGCTACACCTTGTACTCCGGTAG
- the nusG gene encoding transcription termination/antitermination protein NusG, which yields MKFFVVHTYTGRERRVKELLEKAIEASGLKESFGRVIMPAEKVTRVRKSKLVAEERRLYPGYIVVEMEPSEAALNLVNAIPGVTHMLGTRKEPIPLSEEEVASMLEQIERGLDRAQPEAPFEKGENVKVAKGPFAGFTGQVEEIFAERRRVKVTVTIFGRPTPIDLDFLDVQPI from the coding sequence ATGAAGTTTTTTGTGGTCCATACCTACACCGGCCGGGAGCGTCGGGTCAAAGAGCTATTGGAGAAGGCAATTGAGGCCAGTGGTTTGAAGGAGTCATTTGGCCGGGTAATCATGCCGGCCGAAAAGGTTACCAGGGTAAGGAAATCGAAGCTTGTGGCCGAGGAGCGTCGGCTTTATCCAGGCTACATCGTGGTCGAAATGGAGCCGAGTGAGGCAGCCCTGAACCTTGTCAACGCTATTCCCGGTGTCACGCACATGTTGGGTACGCGCAAGGAGCCGATTCCACTGTCCGAGGAGGAGGTGGCTTCGATGCTTGAGCAGATTGAGCGGGGACTGGACCGGGCCCAACCCGAGGCACCCTTTGAGAAAGGCGAAAATGTCAAGGTGGCAAAGGGGCCTTTTGCCGGGTTCACTGGTCAGGTTGAGGAGATTTTCGCCGAGCGGCGGCGGGTCAAGGTAACGGTCACAATCTTCGGTCGGCCGACACCAATTGATTTGGATTTCTTGGACGTACAGCCGATATGA
- the rplJ gene encoding 50S ribosomal protein L10, whose product MPRQEKIGEVAELRDKVSRASALYFVDFTAVGANDFNTVRRRLRETGATVRVAKNRLAKRALEENGVAPEALKFLRGPTSLVLGAEDPIAPARTLREIVKKIEALKVKGAYVDGVVYSADKFAFLASLPTKADLQGQLVGVLAAPIQALALGLEQLVAELVFVMEELAKRPSNTPVEGT is encoded by the coding sequence ATGCCGAGGCAAGAAAAGATAGGAGAAGTGGCCGAACTACGAGACAAGGTCAGCCGTGCTTCGGCGCTGTATTTTGTGGATTTTACTGCGGTTGGCGCAAACGACTTCAACACGGTGCGCCGGCGGCTGCGCGAAACTGGTGCAACAGTTAGGGTGGCGAAGAATCGGCTCGCGAAGCGGGCGCTAGAGGAAAACGGCGTAGCCCCGGAGGCGTTGAAGTTCCTGCGTGGGCCGACTTCGCTCGTGCTCGGCGCCGAGGACCCGATTGCGCCAGCTCGGACCCTGCGGGAGATAGTAAAAAAGATCGAAGCGTTGAAAGTGAAGGGCGCGTATGTTGACGGCGTGGTGTACTCGGCGGACAAGTTCGCATTTCTGGCCTCGCTGCCGACAAAGGCAGACCTACAGGGGCAACTTGTGGGCGTTTTGGCCGCGCCTATTCAAGCACTCGCGCTTGGACTTGAGCAGCTTGTGGCCGAGCTCGTATTCGTGATGGAAGAACTTGCGAAGCGGCCGTCCAACACCCCGGTTGAGGGCACATAG
- the rpmG gene encoding 50S ribosomal protein L33, translating to MRTQITLACGECKRRNYHTTKNKKKTERLTLSKYCRFCRKQTEHKEVK from the coding sequence ATGCGGACACAGATTACGCTGGCGTGCGGCGAGTGTAAGCGACGTAACTACCACACGACCAAGAATAAGAAGAAGACCGAACGATTGACGCTTTCCAAGTACTGCCGGTTCTGTCGCAAGCAGACCGAGCATAAGGAAGTGAAGTAG
- the rplL gene encoding 50S ribosomal protein L7/L12 produces the protein MAEGKVQQVVETIEGLTVTELAALVKELKEKFGVSGPAFVATGPAPAAGAVAAAPAEAGAEEQTEFTVQLVSVGDKKIQVLKELRAVTQLGLKEAKDIIDHVPSTIKENVSKEEAQKIKTKLEEVGAKVEIK, from the coding sequence ATGGCAGAAGGTAAAGTTCAGCAGGTTGTCGAGACAATCGAGGGGCTGACCGTGACCGAGCTGGCAGCCTTGGTAAAGGAGTTGAAGGAAAAGTTTGGTGTGTCAGGGCCGGCTTTTGTCGCCACAGGGCCGGCGCCGGCAGCGGGCGCCGTAGCCGCCGCGCCGGCTGAAGCTGGGGCTGAGGAACAAACTGAGTTTACCGTCCAGCTGGTTTCAGTCGGTGACAAGAAAATCCAGGTCCTGAAGGAGCTGCGAGCCGTTACTCAGCTCGGACTCAAGGAAGCCAAAGACATCATTGACCACGTACCGAGTACGATCAAAGAGAACGTTTCGAAGGAAGAGGCACAGAAGATAAAGACGAAGCTGGAAGAAGTCGGAGCCAAGGTCGAGATAAAGTGA
- the rpoB gene encoding DNA-directed RNA polymerase subunit beta: MKQKDFAKTGTFLEIPNLLSLQLNSFADFVQHGVEPAQRKRQGLELVLKETFPIEDVHKNFSLEYVSYSFGEPKYSPEEAIAKGVNYSMPLKVVFRMVRKDPAQETAKPIEVLEQEVFFCELPWMTVNGTFIINGVERVVVNQLHRAPGVYYSQEGGEYSGLLVPLRGAWFEVVVDRHRTMVVLLDRKRRISAATFMQAIGFTHEDLIERLYKVERRRLAPGQMLAKAIRDGEVVLARPGEFVTQGLLDFLATKGITEGDVVDAELPGVDILANTLQADRADSKEDAIKQIYYRLRSIAPHSLEVAENVIVGMLFDPKRFDLSEVGRYKLNRRLMRKVPLEETGLLKDDVVAIIAQLLALAGEARLRRIRCTTRNAAERSSVLEMLKEAGVEPGQEFWHERLTVLELTYRMGEEGERAEEVLRKAGVKFTSELVRLQPDDVDHLSNRRVKQVGELLENQFRAALMQLAQTIRERVAFVDESQLNPQELVNTRVVANAVMKFFTQSQLCQFMEQTNPLAELTHKRRVSTLGPGGLTRETAGFEVRDVHYSHYGRICPIETPEGPNIGLISTISTYANVDRYGFIDTPYWPVREGKVMIGAGNEVFLNPEEEERYTIAQAHAELTPDNRFAKEEVVCRRQGDVVVVPPAEVDFMDVSPMQIFSPSTILIPFLEHDDADRALMGSNMERQAVPLLEPQRPLVATGVEEKFATESGAVLRASEAGVVTKVDARTIVVRTETGLVEYKLLKYKKSNQYTCLSQRPVVKVGDVVKQGDLLADGPGTEGGQLALGRNVLVAFVPWRGYNYEDAIIVSEKLLADDAFTSIQILEFEIQARETKLGPEEITRDIPGATEDDLRNLDEFGVIRVGAEVGPDDILVGRITPKGETEFTPEERLLRAIFGEKASNVKDTSLRVDPGVFGVVVNRRILSRKLGDPMSRRLEKERAGDAEHKFELRKQFLLERRNGKLRSVLRDQKAAAPAKDAKGRIVHKAGHPITDEFLESDEFNRVRNFEQLVSNPKRQAAIRAAMKEYEDGLAEAEREKLAELERVTRGDELPHGVLKWITVFIAQKRRLSCGDKMAGRHGNKGVVSKVLPVEDMPYIAVGAEDGVSETVRGMRGLPVDIVLNPLGVPSRMNLGQVLETHLGWAASVLGYQAVCPVFRSATPEDIKEELRQAGLPDDGKITMYDGRTGEPFKEKITTGMIYMMKLVHMVDDKIHARSTGRYSLITQQPLGGKAQFGGQRFGEMEVWALEAYGAAHALQEMLTIKSDDVEGRSVLYEALIRGKNPPRPKPPASFSVLVKELQGLGLELVPERKEETV, from the coding sequence ATGAAGCAGAAGGACTTCGCCAAGACGGGCACCTTCCTGGAAATCCCCAACCTGCTCTCGCTTCAGCTCAACTCGTTTGCCGATTTCGTTCAGCACGGAGTAGAGCCGGCTCAGCGCAAGCGTCAGGGTCTCGAACTGGTGCTAAAAGAGACATTCCCGATTGAAGACGTGCATAAGAACTTCAGTCTTGAGTACGTCAGCTACAGCTTCGGCGAGCCGAAGTACTCGCCTGAGGAGGCAATCGCCAAGGGTGTCAATTACTCGATGCCGCTCAAGGTCGTGTTCCGGATGGTTCGCAAGGACCCTGCGCAAGAGACGGCAAAACCGATCGAGGTACTCGAGCAGGAGGTTTTCTTCTGCGAGCTGCCCTGGATGACCGTGAACGGGACCTTCATCATCAACGGGGTGGAGCGGGTGGTTGTGAACCAGCTCCACCGGGCACCGGGGGTTTACTATTCGCAGGAGGGCGGGGAATATTCAGGGCTCCTTGTGCCACTGCGCGGCGCCTGGTTTGAGGTAGTTGTTGACCGGCATCGGACGATGGTGGTGCTACTCGACCGCAAACGCAGAATTTCGGCGGCGACGTTCATGCAGGCGATCGGGTTCACCCACGAGGACCTGATTGAACGGTTGTACAAGGTTGAGCGCCGTCGGCTGGCTCCAGGCCAGATGCTGGCTAAAGCCATCCGAGATGGCGAGGTAGTTCTTGCCCGGCCGGGCGAGTTCGTGACCCAAGGGCTCTTGGATTTTCTTGCAACCAAGGGAATCACCGAGGGCGACGTAGTTGACGCCGAGCTACCCGGCGTGGATATACTGGCCAATACCCTGCAGGCGGACAGAGCTGATTCCAAGGAAGATGCAATCAAGCAGATCTACTATCGGCTGCGCTCGATCGCCCCACATTCGCTTGAGGTAGCGGAGAACGTCATCGTCGGAATGCTGTTTGATCCTAAGCGGTTCGATCTTTCGGAAGTCGGACGGTACAAACTCAACCGCCGACTGATGCGCAAGGTGCCGCTGGAGGAAACCGGTCTGCTCAAGGACGATGTCGTGGCAATCATTGCACAACTTCTCGCTCTCGCTGGAGAGGCGCGGTTGCGACGGATTCGGTGTACGACCAGGAACGCTGCCGAGCGTTCGTCGGTTCTTGAGATGCTGAAGGAAGCCGGGGTGGAGCCGGGACAGGAGTTCTGGCACGAACGACTGACAGTGCTGGAGCTGACCTACCGCATGGGCGAGGAAGGAGAGCGGGCTGAGGAGGTACTGCGCAAGGCCGGAGTGAAGTTCACTAGCGAGCTCGTGAGGCTCCAGCCGGACGATGTTGATCACCTGTCGAACCGGCGGGTCAAGCAGGTCGGTGAACTCTTGGAAAACCAGTTTCGGGCCGCGCTGATGCAATTGGCGCAGACCATTCGAGAACGGGTCGCGTTTGTCGACGAGAGCCAACTTAACCCGCAGGAGCTGGTCAATACCCGTGTGGTGGCCAATGCCGTGATGAAGTTCTTCACCCAGAGTCAGCTGTGTCAGTTTATGGAGCAGACCAATCCGCTGGCCGAGCTTACCCACAAGCGGCGGGTTTCAACGCTCGGACCTGGCGGCCTGACGAGAGAGACGGCCGGCTTTGAAGTCCGGGACGTTCACTATTCGCACTATGGCCGTATCTGTCCGATTGAGACACCGGAGGGTCCCAACATCGGGTTGATTTCGACAATCTCGACCTATGCCAATGTAGACCGTTATGGGTTCATCGACACGCCTTACTGGCCGGTACGGGAAGGCAAGGTCATGATTGGCGCCGGCAATGAGGTTTTCCTGAATCCGGAAGAAGAGGAACGTTACACCATCGCTCAGGCCCATGCCGAACTGACTCCGGATAACCGGTTCGCCAAGGAAGAAGTCGTCTGCCGACGCCAGGGCGACGTCGTCGTTGTACCGCCAGCCGAGGTTGACTTCATGGACGTGTCGCCGATGCAGATTTTTTCGCCTTCAACGATTCTTATTCCGTTCCTGGAACATGACGACGCCGACCGGGCACTGATGGGATCGAACATGGAACGTCAGGCGGTGCCGCTGCTGGAACCGCAGCGACCGCTGGTTGCGACCGGTGTCGAGGAGAAGTTCGCAACCGAGTCGGGTGCGGTGCTGCGCGCAAGTGAGGCCGGCGTAGTTACCAAGGTTGACGCGCGGACGATTGTCGTGAGGACCGAGACCGGTCTCGTGGAATATAAGCTGCTCAAGTACAAGAAGTCGAATCAGTACACCTGTTTGTCCCAGCGGCCGGTGGTGAAAGTCGGTGACGTCGTCAAGCAGGGCGACCTGTTGGCCGATGGTCCGGGAACCGAGGGTGGTCAGCTCGCGCTGGGCCGCAATGTACTCGTCGCGTTTGTGCCTTGGCGCGGGTACAACTACGAGGACGCAATCATCGTTTCGGAAAAGCTTCTGGCCGATGATGCGTTTACATCTATCCAGATACTGGAGTTTGAGATTCAGGCTCGTGAGACCAAACTCGGACCTGAGGAGATAACTCGTGATATTCCGGGTGCCACCGAAGACGACCTGCGCAACCTAGACGAATTCGGGGTGATAAGAGTCGGTGCCGAGGTCGGACCAGATGATATTTTGGTCGGCCGGATTACGCCCAAAGGTGAGACTGAGTTCACACCCGAAGAAAGGCTGTTGCGGGCCATCTTTGGCGAGAAGGCCTCGAATGTCAAGGACACTTCGCTTCGGGTTGACCCGGGTGTATTCGGGGTTGTGGTCAACCGGCGGATTCTGTCGCGCAAGCTCGGGGACCCGATGTCGCGCCGACTGGAGAAGGAACGGGCTGGTGATGCCGAACACAAGTTCGAGCTCCGAAAGCAGTTCCTTCTGGAGCGACGCAACGGCAAGCTGCGTTCGGTGCTGCGCGACCAGAAGGCAGCAGCGCCGGCCAAGGACGCCAAAGGTCGCATTGTGCACAAGGCCGGCCATCCGATTACCGATGAGTTTCTGGAGTCTGATGAGTTCAACCGGGTGCGGAACTTCGAGCAGTTGGTATCGAACCCAAAGAGACAGGCGGCAATCCGGGCAGCCATGAAGGAGTACGAGGACGGTCTCGCGGAGGCGGAGCGTGAAAAGCTCGCTGAACTGGAGCGTGTTACGCGTGGCGACGAGCTGCCTCACGGTGTCTTGAAATGGATAACGGTATTCATCGCCCAGAAACGCCGGCTGTCCTGCGGCGACAAGATGGCGGGCCGGCACGGTAACAAAGGCGTAGTGTCGAAGGTCCTGCCCGTCGAAGATATGCCCTACATAGCGGTCGGTGCTGAAGATGGGGTATCTGAGACTGTGCGCGGGATGAGGGGGTTGCCGGTTGACATCGTGCTGAACCCGCTGGGTGTGCCCTCAAGGATGAACCTCGGTCAGGTTCTCGAGACGCACTTGGGCTGGGCCGCAAGCGTACTCGGGTACCAAGCGGTCTGCCCGGTATTTCGCTCAGCCACACCGGAGGACATCAAGGAGGAGCTACGTCAGGCCGGGCTGCCGGATGACGGCAAGATTACGATGTATGACGGCCGGACCGGTGAACCCTTCAAGGAGAAGATAACAACCGGGATGATCTACATGATGAAACTGGTCCACATGGTGGACGACAAGATCCATGCCCGGTCAACAGGCCGGTATTCGCTCATTACTCAGCAACCGCTCGGGGGCAAGGCTCAATTTGGCGGCCAGCGGTTCGGCGAAATGGAGGTCTGGGCGCTTGAGGCGTATGGTGCAGCTCATGCTCTGCAGGAAATGCTGACGATAAAGTCGGACGATGTTGAGGGTCGGAGCGTGCTTTACGAGGCACTGATTCGGGGCAAGAATCCGCCTCGGCCAAAACCACCGGCATCTTTCTCGGTTCTTGTCAAGGAACTCCAGGGCTTAGGACTGGAGTTGGTTCCAGAACGCAAGGAGGAGACGGTATGA
- the rplA gene encoding 50S ribosomal protein L1, which produces MMRHSKRYRKAVEGTDRQRTYTLDEAVAIVKARATAKFDESVDIAVRLGIDPKKQDQAVRGTVALPHGTGKRVRVLVFCKGDKEAEAKAAGADYVGFEDLVQKISEGWLEFDAAVATPDTMPVVGRLGKILAPKGLMPSPKTRTVTFDVGPAVAALKAGQISYRADKTGNVHALVGKASFGHQQLAENVRTFMVELLRAKPASAKGQFVRKVVLSSTMGPAVKVDTREFLAAGR; this is translated from the coding sequence TTGATGCGGCACAGTAAGCGCTATCGCAAGGCGGTCGAAGGTACTGACCGGCAGCGTACATACACGCTCGACGAGGCAGTAGCGATAGTCAAGGCGCGAGCGACGGCGAAGTTTGACGAGTCGGTTGATATTGCCGTGCGTCTGGGGATAGACCCGAAGAAACAGGATCAGGCGGTGCGTGGCACTGTCGCGCTGCCGCATGGTACGGGCAAGAGAGTACGAGTGCTTGTGTTCTGCAAGGGCGACAAGGAGGCTGAGGCGAAGGCGGCGGGTGCAGATTACGTCGGGTTTGAGGACCTTGTGCAGAAAATCAGCGAGGGTTGGCTTGAGTTTGACGCCGCGGTGGCGACACCGGATACGATGCCGGTCGTTGGCCGGCTGGGCAAGATTCTGGCACCGAAGGGACTGATGCCTTCGCCCAAGACCAGGACGGTCACCTTCGACGTCGGGCCAGCGGTTGCGGCACTGAAGGCCGGGCAGATCAGCTACCGGGCTGACAAGACCGGTAACGTGCACGCGTTGGTAGGCAAGGCCTCTTTCGGACATCAGCAATTGGCCGAGAATGTGCGCACGTTCATGGTCGAACTGCTCCGGGCCAAGCCGGCTTCGGCCAAGGGACAGTTTGTCCGCAAGGTTGTTTTGTCCTCGACAATGGGGCCGGCAGTGAAGGTTGATACCCGCGAGTTCCTCGCCGCGGGGCGATAA
- the rplK gene encoding 50S ribosomal protein L11 encodes MAKKVTAVVRLQIPAGQATAAPPVGPALGQHGVNIAEFIKAFNEATRKEPPGMVIPVVLTVYSDRKFTFVTKSPPASVLLKQAAGLAKGSSEPNRSKVGTVSRKAVREIAERKLRDLNANSLEAAVKIIEGTAHTMGLTVED; translated from the coding sequence ATGGCAAAGAAGGTTACGGCAGTTGTAAGGCTCCAGATTCCCGCCGGCCAGGCAACGGCGGCTCCGCCGGTTGGGCCAGCACTAGGTCAGCACGGAGTGAACATTGCAGAGTTTATCAAGGCCTTCAACGAGGCTACTCGTAAGGAACCGCCCGGCATGGTGATTCCGGTTGTGCTGACCGTTTACTCAGACAGAAAGTTTACGTTCGTAACCAAGAGTCCGCCCGCGTCCGTCCTCCTGAAACAAGCCGCGGGGCTGGCTAAAGGTTCGAGCGAACCGAACCGTAGCAAAGTAGGAACAGTGAGTCGTAAGGCGGTGCGCGAAATCGCTGAACGGAAGCTGCGGGACCTGAATGCGAACAGCCTTGAGGCAGCGGTCAAGATTATCGAAGGCACTGCCCACACAATGGGGCTGACAGTGGAGGATTGA